From a region of the Methylocystis hirsuta genome:
- a CDS encoding amino acid permease, whose translation MDVMADTPADGPFLMKLSSSLLRAKSIESLQAEADRPGGFRRVLGVWQLTGIGLGGLIGVGIFVLTGVVAATQAGPGVSLSFLIAGVASAAAALSYAEFAGMIPVAGSAYTYAYAVLGELAAWIIGWDLLLEYALVVAVVAIGWSAYLQALLAQFGLALPEWASGAPGTGSGRVIDLFAALGALGVAGLLTLRIELGARFNAAMVIVKIAAALLVIVAGIPYVRVENWTPFMPFGFSGVAQGAAVVFFAVFGYDTLTTAAEEARAPQRDVPRAVLLSLVVALTLYIAMSLVLTGIVRYDTLDNPAPVATAFASLGLPWVAFVVSLAAVAGIASVMLAFLLACARIWFAMSRDGLLPAWFAKLHPRFHTPYRPTLIAGALTALVAALYPIKEVAELVNIGTLSAFVVICSAIIVLRRTRPDVRRSFRAPFVPFTPLVGVGFSIWLLSRLPTVAWERFAIWMAIGLVIYFLYGRRRSRLAGETKELWYGR comes from the coding sequence GACACGCCCGCCGACGGGCCATTTTTGATGAAGCTTTCCTCCTCGCTGCTGCGCGCCAAATCCATCGAATCGCTGCAAGCCGAAGCCGACCGGCCGGGAGGATTCCGTCGCGTGCTCGGGGTCTGGCAGCTCACCGGAATCGGCCTTGGCGGCCTCATCGGCGTCGGGATTTTCGTATTGACCGGCGTCGTGGCGGCGACTCAGGCGGGGCCGGGCGTCTCGCTCTCTTTCCTGATCGCCGGCGTCGCGAGCGCCGCGGCGGCGCTCTCCTACGCCGAATTTGCCGGAATGATTCCCGTCGCCGGCAGCGCCTACACATATGCCTACGCCGTGCTTGGCGAACTCGCCGCCTGGATTATCGGCTGGGACCTCCTGCTCGAATACGCGCTCGTCGTCGCCGTGGTGGCGATCGGCTGGTCGGCCTATTTGCAGGCGCTGCTCGCGCAATTTGGCCTCGCGCTTCCCGAATGGGCGAGCGGCGCGCCCGGAACCGGGTCCGGTCGCGTCATCGATCTTTTCGCCGCGCTCGGCGCGCTTGGCGTCGCCGGCCTGTTGACCCTGCGCATCGAGCTCGGCGCGCGCTTCAACGCCGCGATGGTGATCGTCAAAATCGCCGCGGCGCTTTTGGTGATCGTCGCGGGCATCCCCTATGTGCGCGTCGAGAATTGGACGCCCTTCATGCCCTTCGGCTTTTCCGGCGTGGCGCAGGGCGCGGCGGTCGTGTTCTTCGCGGTGTTTGGCTACGACACGCTGACGACCGCCGCCGAAGAAGCCCGCGCGCCGCAGCGCGACGTGCCGCGCGCGGTTCTCCTGTCGCTCGTCGTGGCGCTGACGCTTTACATCGCCATGTCGCTCGTGCTTACCGGCATTGTGCGCTACGACACGCTCGACAATCCGGCGCCGGTCGCGACCGCTTTTGCGTCGCTCGGCCTGCCCTGGGTCGCTTTCGTCGTGTCGCTTGCGGCGGTCGCGGGCATCGCCAGCGTGATGCTCGCGTTTCTGCTCGCCTGCGCCCGCATCTGGTTCGCCATGAGCCGCGACGGCCTGCTCCCCGCCTGGTTCGCCAAGCTGCATCCGCGCTTTCACACGCCCTATCGGCCGACGCTGATCGCCGGCGCGCTGACCGCGCTCGTCGCCGCGCTCTACCCGATCAAGGAAGTGGCGGAGCTTGTGAACATCGGCACGCTCTCCGCCTTCGTCGTCATCTGTTCGGCGATCATCGTGCTGCGACGCACGCGGCCCGACGTGCGGCGCAGCTTTCGCGCGCCTTTCGTGCCCTTCACGCCGCTCGTCGGCGTCGGCTTCTCGATCTGGCTATTGTCGCGCCTGCCGACAGTCGCCTGGGAGCGCTTCGCGATCTGGATGGCGATCGGCCTCGTGATTTATTTTCTTTATGGGCGGCGGCGCAGCCGGCTGGCGGGAGAGACAAAAGAATTATGGTACGGGCGATAA